A portion of the Mycobacterium paraseoulense genome contains these proteins:
- a CDS encoding CoA transferase, translating into MSDGLLDAVRVLDLSSGNGDAVTRLFADLGADVLKVEPPSGSPARDAPPTLAGASIPFAVHNANKRSVVLDPFDEDDCEVFLDLAAQADIVVDDGFYGEAPTFGTSVEELAAQHPHLVVLSITDFGATGPRSLWRATDPVLYAMCGSLSRSGPATGTPVLPPDGIASATAAVQAAWAALVAYYNRLRCGTGEFIDFSRFDAVVMSLDPAFGAHGQVAAGIRRTGQWRGRPKNQDAYPIYACKDGYVRLCVMAPRQWRGLRRWLGEPDDFQDPKYDVIGARFAAWPQISELVQALFAGQTMKELVAAGQAHGVPIAAVLTPSWAMDAEHFRAVGAITDAELVPGGRVSIPTGYFVVDGRHAGFRTPAPAAGQDGPGWRGNPAVVSSPSGRVGEYPFAGLRVLDLGIIVAGGELSRLFGDLGAEVIKIESADYPDGLRQARVGDAMSESFAWTHRNHLAMGLDLRSATGKEIFTRLVAEADAVFANFKPGTLTALGFSYHELRAVNPRIVLAESSAYGDQGPWSTRMGYGPLVRAATGVTRLWTADEPQDRDGAARHAFYDATTIFPDHVVGRITAIAALAALIHRHRTGGGSHVHISQAEAVINQLDTLYITQAALAAGVPRISEDTSLHAVYPCAGDDEWCVISIGSDEEWRCAADVFHHPEWADDPRFATGEARLANRRELVESVSAWTRTRTPPRAAQLLQSSGVSAGPMNRPPDILEDPQLVERKVYSEMLHPLVERPLPAETGPAPFQHIPRAPQRPAPLPGQDTVDICRRLLAMSPRDIDRLVAEGVLFGPP; encoded by the coding sequence ATGTCCGACGGGTTGCTCGACGCCGTGCGCGTCCTCGACTTGTCGAGCGGCAACGGCGACGCGGTGACGCGCCTGTTCGCCGACCTGGGCGCCGACGTGCTCAAGGTCGAACCCCCGAGCGGAAGCCCCGCGCGCGATGCTCCGCCGACGCTGGCCGGGGCGAGCATCCCGTTTGCCGTGCACAACGCCAACAAGCGCAGCGTGGTGCTGGACCCGTTCGACGAGGACGACTGCGAAGTCTTCCTCGACCTCGCCGCGCAGGCCGACATCGTCGTCGACGACGGTTTCTACGGGGAGGCTCCCACGTTCGGGACGTCGGTCGAGGAGCTGGCGGCCCAGCACCCCCATCTGGTGGTGCTGTCGATCACCGACTTCGGCGCGACGGGCCCACGGTCGTTGTGGCGGGCCACCGATCCGGTGTTGTACGCGATGTGCGGCTCGCTGTCGCGATCCGGCCCCGCCACCGGCACCCCCGTATTGCCGCCGGACGGCATCGCGTCGGCCACCGCCGCCGTCCAGGCCGCTTGGGCGGCCCTCGTCGCCTACTACAATCGATTGCGTTGCGGCACAGGTGAGTTCATCGATTTCTCGCGATTCGACGCGGTGGTCATGTCGCTCGACCCGGCGTTCGGGGCGCACGGACAGGTCGCCGCCGGGATCCGCCGCACCGGGCAGTGGCGCGGGCGCCCGAAAAACCAGGACGCCTACCCGATCTATGCGTGCAAAGACGGTTACGTCCGGCTTTGCGTGATGGCGCCGCGCCAGTGGCGTGGCCTGCGGCGCTGGCTGGGCGAGCCGGACGATTTCCAAGATCCGAAATACGACGTGATCGGCGCGCGCTTCGCCGCGTGGCCGCAGATCAGCGAGTTGGTGCAGGCACTGTTCGCCGGACAGACCATGAAGGAGCTGGTGGCCGCGGGGCAGGCCCACGGCGTGCCGATCGCCGCGGTCCTGACGCCGTCGTGGGCGATGGACGCCGAACATTTCCGGGCGGTGGGCGCGATCACCGACGCGGAGCTCGTCCCAGGCGGTCGGGTGAGCATTCCGACCGGATATTTCGTCGTCGACGGACGGCACGCGGGCTTCCGCACCCCGGCCCCCGCCGCGGGACAGGACGGACCGGGCTGGCGCGGAAACCCGGCCGTGGTGTCCTCACCCTCCGGCCGTGTCGGCGAGTATCCCTTTGCGGGCCTTCGCGTCCTGGATCTGGGCATCATCGTCGCGGGCGGCGAGCTGAGCCGGCTGTTCGGCGACCTGGGCGCCGAGGTCATCAAGATCGAGAGCGCCGACTACCCCGACGGGCTGCGGCAGGCCCGCGTCGGCGATGCGATGAGCGAGTCGTTCGCCTGGACACACCGCAACCACCTGGCGATGGGCCTGGACCTGCGCAGCGCCACGGGCAAGGAGATCTTCACCCGGCTGGTCGCGGAGGCCGACGCCGTCTTTGCCAACTTCAAGCCGGGAACGCTCACCGCGCTTGGCTTTTCCTACCACGAACTGCGTGCCGTCAACCCGCGGATCGTCCTCGCCGAAAGCAGCGCCTACGGCGACCAAGGGCCATGGAGCACGCGCATGGGATACGGGCCGCTGGTCCGCGCCGCCACGGGCGTCACCCGGCTGTGGACGGCCGACGAGCCGCAGGACCGGGATGGCGCTGCGCGCCACGCCTTTTACGACGCGACCACCATCTTCCCCGACCACGTGGTCGGACGGATCACCGCCATCGCGGCGCTGGCCGCGCTGATCCACCGCCACCGGACGGGCGGCGGGTCGCACGTGCACATCTCCCAGGCCGAGGCCGTGATCAACCAACTCGACACGTTGTACATCACCCAGGCCGCGCTCGCCGCGGGCGTACCCAGAATCTCCGAAGACACCAGCCTGCACGCCGTCTACCCGTGCGCGGGCGACGACGAATGGTGCGTCATCTCGATCGGTTCCGACGAGGAATGGCGTTGCGCGGCAGATGTTTTCCATCATCCCGAATGGGCCGACGACCCGCGGTTCGCCACCGGCGAGGCGCGGCTGGCCAACCGGCGAGAGTTGGTGGAATCGGTGTCGGCCTGGACGCGAACGCGCACCCCGCCGCGGGCCGCGCAGCTGCTGCAGTCCTCCGGAGTCTCAGCCGGACCGATGAACCGACCGCCGGACATTTTGGAGGACCCTCAGCTGGTCGAGCGAAAAGTGTATTCCGAGATGCTGCATCCACTCGTCGAACGCCCGCTGCCGGCGGAAACGGGCCCGGCCCCCTTCCAGCACATCCCACGGGCCCCGCAGCGGCCGGCGCCGTTGCCGGGCCAGGACACCGTCGACATCTGCCGGAGGCTGCTCGCCATGAGCCCCCGGGACATCGACCGGCTCGTCGCCGAGGGCGTGCTGTTCGGGCCGCCCTGA
- the lon gene encoding endopeptidase La, translated as MAEAKSMPVLFVTDTIVLPGMVVPVALDEAARAAIDAAQASESGQLLIAPRLDDRYPSHGVIAKILQVGRIAGGGTAAVVRGERRAQIGTGASGPGAALWVEVTEVPEAPTTDEIKALTSEYKKLLLAMLQRREAWEIVDYVNRLTDPSALADTSGYASYLSSEQKRQLVETVDVAERLRLLIDWTSSHLAEVEVNDKIAEDVREGMEKTQKEFLLRQQLAAIRKELGEGEPDGSDDYRARVEAADLPEKVREAALREVGKLERSSDQSPESGWIRTWLDTVLDLPWNVRTEDSTDLKAARGVLDADHHGLDDVKDRIVEYLAVRARRAQRGLQVVGGRGSGAVMVLAGPPGVGKTSLGESVARALGRKFVRVALGGVRDEAEIRGHRRTYVGALPGRIVRAIGEAGSMNPVVLLDEIDKVGSDYRGDPSAALLEVLDPAQNHTFRDHYLDLDLDLSDVVFLATANVVENIPSALLDRMELVQIDGYTEDDKVAIARDYLLPRQRERAALTEDEVTLTDAALRKIAADYTREPGVRQFERLLAKALRKVTTKLAETPEPITVDEPDLVDYLGRPRFTPESAERTAVPGVATGLAVTGLGGDVLYIEAGATDGEPGLQLTGQLGDVMKESAQIALSYVRSHAGLLGVDPKALDRRIHVHVPAGAVPKDGPSAGVTMVTALVSMATGRQVRSDVGMTGEVTLNGRVLPIGGVKQKLLAAQRAGLSTVFIPARNEPDLDDVPAEVLDALDVRPMTDVADIVAQALEPRADTVTVAA; from the coding sequence ATGGCTGAAGCCAAGTCAATGCCGGTGCTGTTCGTCACCGACACCATCGTGTTGCCCGGCATGGTCGTCCCGGTCGCGCTCGACGAGGCCGCGCGGGCGGCGATCGACGCCGCCCAGGCAAGTGAATCCGGGCAGCTGCTCATCGCGCCCCGGCTAGACGACCGTTACCCGTCGCACGGGGTGATCGCGAAGATATTGCAGGTCGGACGCATCGCCGGCGGCGGCACCGCGGCCGTCGTACGCGGTGAGCGCAGAGCCCAGATCGGGACGGGGGCGTCCGGGCCCGGCGCGGCGCTGTGGGTCGAGGTGACCGAGGTGCCCGAGGCCCCGACGACGGACGAAATCAAGGCGCTGACGTCGGAGTACAAGAAGCTGCTGCTGGCCATGCTGCAGCGCCGCGAGGCCTGGGAGATCGTCGACTACGTCAACCGGCTGACCGACCCGTCGGCGCTGGCGGACACCTCCGGTTACGCGTCCTACCTGTCCAGCGAGCAGAAGCGGCAACTGGTCGAGACGGTCGACGTCGCCGAGCGGCTGCGGTTGCTGATCGACTGGACCAGCTCGCATCTGGCCGAGGTCGAGGTCAACGACAAGATCGCCGAGGACGTGCGCGAGGGCATGGAGAAGACGCAGAAGGAGTTCCTGCTGCGCCAGCAGCTGGCCGCGATCCGCAAGGAACTGGGCGAGGGTGAGCCCGACGGATCCGACGACTACCGGGCCCGCGTCGAGGCTGCCGATCTGCCCGAGAAGGTGCGGGAGGCCGCATTGCGCGAGGTGGGCAAGCTGGAACGGTCCAGCGACCAAAGCCCGGAGAGCGGCTGGATCCGCACCTGGCTGGACACCGTCCTCGACCTGCCCTGGAACGTCCGGACCGAGGACTCGACCGACCTGAAGGCCGCGCGCGGCGTCTTGGACGCCGACCACCACGGGCTGGACGACGTCAAGGACCGGATTGTCGAATACCTGGCCGTGCGTGCCCGCCGCGCCCAGCGCGGATTGCAGGTCGTCGGCGGCCGCGGCTCCGGCGCGGTGATGGTGCTGGCCGGTCCCCCCGGCGTCGGCAAGACGTCGCTGGGTGAGAGCGTCGCCCGGGCCCTGGGCCGCAAGTTCGTCCGCGTCGCCCTGGGCGGTGTGCGCGACGAGGCCGAGATCCGTGGGCACCGGCGCACCTATGTGGGGGCGTTGCCGGGCCGCATCGTGCGTGCCATCGGCGAGGCGGGTTCGATGAATCCCGTTGTCCTGCTGGATGAAATCGACAAGGTCGGTTCCGACTACCGGGGTGACCCGTCGGCCGCCTTGCTGGAGGTCCTGGACCCGGCGCAGAACCACACGTTCCGCGACCACTACCTGGATCTCGACCTCGACCTGTCCGACGTCGTGTTCCTGGCCACCGCCAACGTCGTCGAGAACATCCCGTCGGCCCTGCTGGACCGCATGGAACTGGTGCAGATCGACGGCTACACCGAGGACGACAAGGTCGCCATCGCGCGGGACTACCTGCTGCCCCGGCAGCGGGAACGCGCGGCGCTGACCGAGGACGAGGTCACGCTGACGGATGCCGCGCTGCGCAAGATCGCCGCCGACTACACGCGGGAACCCGGGGTGCGACAGTTCGAACGGCTGCTGGCCAAGGCGCTGCGCAAGGTGACCACCAAGCTGGCGGAAACTCCCGAGCCGATCACCGTCGACGAGCCGGATCTGGTTGACTACCTTGGCCGCCCGCGCTTTACGCCGGAATCGGCCGAGCGCACGGCGGTGCCCGGGGTGGCCACCGGCCTGGCCGTCACCGGCCTGGGCGGCGACGTGCTGTACATCGAAGCCGGGGCCACCGACGGTGAGCCGGGATTGCAGCTGACCGGACAGTTGGGTGACGTGATGAAGGAGTCGGCGCAGATCGCGCTGTCCTACGTGCGCTCACACGCCGGCCTATTGGGCGTCGACCCCAAGGCCCTGGACCGGCGCATCCACGTGCACGTGCCCGCCGGCGCCGTGCCCAAGGACGGCCCGTCGGCCGGTGTCACCATGGTGACCGCCCTGGTGTCGATGGCGACCGGGCGCCAGGTCCGCTCGGACGTCGGCATGACCGGCGAGGTCACGCTGAACGGGCGGGTGCTGCCGATCGGCGGCGTGAAGCAGAAGCTGCTCGCGGCGCAACGGGCCGGCCTGTCAACGGTTTTCATCCCGGCACGCAACGAACCCGACCTGGACGACGTTCCCGCCGAGGTGCTCGACGCGCTGGACGTGCGGCCGATGACCGACGTGGCCGACATCGTCGCCCAAGCGCTGGAACCACGGGCCGACACCGTGACCGTCGCCGCATAA
- a CDS encoding DUF72 domain-containing protein: MTVRIGTSGWSYNHWADVLYPPGLPAARRLARYVEVFDTVELNASFYRWPKDSTFAGWRDRLPDGFRMSVKAHRGLTHYRRLASSGPWIERFERCWELLGDRRGVLLVQLHPEQQRDDARLDAFLGGMPEPIRVAVELRHPSWNDAAVYDLLKRHRAAYVVMSGAGLACVPTATTDLVYVRMHGPDQDAIYAGSYTSDQLREWADRIAAWRDDGKDVWMYFNNDLGGHAVRNALYLRELLG, encoded by the coding sequence TTGACCGTACGGATCGGCACCTCCGGGTGGTCCTACAACCATTGGGCGGACGTGCTGTACCCGCCGGGCCTGCCGGCCGCGCGCCGGCTGGCCCGCTATGTCGAGGTGTTCGACACCGTGGAGTTGAACGCGAGTTTCTACCGCTGGCCGAAGGATTCGACCTTCGCCGGATGGCGCGACCGGCTGCCGGACGGCTTCAGGATGTCGGTCAAGGCGCATCGAGGGCTGACCCACTACCGGCGCCTGGCGTCGTCCGGGCCGTGGATCGAGCGCTTCGAACGCTGCTGGGAGCTACTGGGCGATCGCCGCGGGGTGCTGCTGGTGCAACTGCATCCCGAGCAGCAGCGCGACGACGCGCGCCTGGACGCCTTCCTGGGCGGCATGCCGGAGCCGATCCGGGTGGCCGTCGAGCTGCGCCATCCGTCCTGGAACGACGCCGCCGTCTACGACCTGCTGAAGCGCCACCGGGCCGCCTACGTGGTGATGAGCGGCGCCGGGCTGGCGTGCGTCCCGACGGCCACCACCGATCTGGTGTACGTCCGCATGCACGGGCCGGATCAGGACGCCATCTATGCCGGCAGCTACACGAGCGACCAGCTGCGGGAGTGGGCCGACCGGATCGCCGCGTGGCGGGACGATGGCAAGGACGTGTGGATGTATTTCAACAACGACCTGGGCGGGCACGCGGTGCGCAACGCGCTGTATCTGCGCGAACTCCTGGGTTAG
- a CDS encoding endonuclease: protein MSEGTRSVRGLLDAAGTTYAAEARIKLSDKPMPLFQLLVLCMLASKPIDAAIATSAARELFKAGLRTPSAVLAAQRQTMIDAFGRAHYVRYDESSATRLADMAERVRDEYSGDLRRLAERSRHDVAAAKRLLKEFKGIGDTGADIYLREVQDVWTWVRPYFDDRATAAARRLDLPTQPDKLGALAPQGNARLAAALVRLSLDDDVLRQVSG from the coding sequence ATGTCCGAAGGCACGCGATCGGTGCGAGGGCTGCTTGACGCTGCCGGAACCACCTATGCCGCCGAGGCGCGAATCAAGCTCAGCGACAAGCCGATGCCGCTGTTTCAGCTCCTGGTTCTCTGCATGCTGGCCAGCAAGCCGATCGATGCCGCGATCGCCACGAGCGCCGCGCGCGAACTGTTCAAGGCCGGCCTGCGCACGCCCAGCGCCGTGCTGGCCGCGCAGCGGCAGACCATGATCGACGCCTTCGGCCGCGCGCACTACGTGCGCTACGACGAAAGCTCGGCGACCCGACTGGCCGACATGGCCGAACGCGTGCGCGACGAATATTCCGGCGATCTGCGCAGACTGGCCGAACGCAGTCGGCACGACGTCGCCGCGGCGAAGCGTTTGCTCAAGGAATTCAAGGGAATCGGAGACACCGGCGCCGACATCTACTTGCGCGAGGTGCAGGACGTGTGGACCTGGGTGCGGCCGTATTTCGACGACCGCGCCACCGCCGCGGCCAGGCGACTGGACCTGCCCACGCAGCCGGACAAACTGGGAGCCCTTGCGCCGCAGGGCAATGCGCGGCTGGCCGCCGCGCTCGTCAGGCTATCGCTGGACGACGACGTGCTCCGGCAGGTGAGCGGTTGA
- a CDS encoding NAD-dependent epimerase/dehydratase family protein — MQILVTDATGALGRLVARQSLAAGHTVIGIAERSHSCLNRNVELVCAPLRSPVLQELADEADAVIHLAPVDTTAPGSTDIDGLAHVTDVAARAGARLLFVSQAAGRPELYRPAEELVSTSWGPSLVVRSAPPVGRQLDWTVCRTVATLLRTRVSAAPMRVLHVDDLVRFLVSSLNSDRTGVVDLASPDTVNVVTAWRMLRSADPRSRLNRVRSWAQLTPEMDVAAVQEDWAFEFGWQALEAVADTARGLVGRRIGAAGAIRHGPRLALPVEVAPRPRPTGEEHSAAPEGVEGEFDDRIDPRFPVFSAGTLAEALPGPLTPITLDVQLSGLRTANRVLGQVLALGGVVGQEWGSRAIAVFGHRPYVGVSVNMVAAAQLPGWDRDAVARNAVAGRPQVGDLLPLGEPALAGGALGSIAKAVVAGRSLALLRHLKADTRAYGAAAEAELLDAARLATLPDAGLEVRIPLLRDRIHQGWILTALWLLDTGVTAAALERSRAARSVPGVDMIMDSTRVATQTAQLAAVLRADPPLCELAREGNLASIRALSPTTAAAVDAAVAHVGHRGPGEAELASPTYADDPAMLLRAAGDAAVEAAGSTEPPSSTLAQRLATNARDSRELAHDTTLRFTHQLRMTLRELGSRRVAADLIDVAEDVYYLTCDELVTMPGDARLRIKRRRAERERLQVQRPPDVIDGTWAPVD, encoded by the coding sequence GTGCAGATCCTGGTTACCGACGCCACCGGCGCACTCGGGCGGCTGGTTGCACGGCAGTCGCTTGCTGCCGGTCACACGGTGATCGGGATTGCTGAGCGATCGCACTCCTGCCTGAACCGCAACGTCGAGCTTGTTTGCGCGCCGCTGCGCAGCCCCGTCCTGCAGGAGCTCGCCGACGAAGCCGACGCGGTGATCCACCTGGCCCCCGTCGACACCACCGCGCCCGGCAGCACCGACATCGACGGCCTCGCGCATGTGACCGATGTGGCGGCGCGCGCCGGCGCCCGGCTGTTGTTCGTGTCCCAGGCCGCGGGGCGACCGGAGCTGTACCGGCCGGCCGAGGAACTGGTGTCCACGAGTTGGGGGCCCAGCCTGGTCGTCCGCAGCGCCCCGCCGGTCGGCCGCCAGCTCGACTGGACGGTGTGCCGTACCGTGGCCACGCTGCTGCGTACCCGGGTCTCTGCGGCGCCGATGCGGGTGCTGCACGTCGACGATCTGGTGCGCTTCCTGGTGTCGTCGTTGAACTCCGACCGCACCGGCGTGGTGGACCTCGCCTCTCCGGACACCGTCAACGTGGTCACGGCATGGCGGATGCTGCGATCCGCCGACCCGCGATCGCGGCTGAATCGGGTGCGCAGCTGGGCCCAGCTCACTCCGGAGATGGATGTTGCTGCGGTACAGGAGGATTGGGCGTTCGAGTTCGGCTGGCAGGCGCTGGAAGCGGTGGCCGACACCGCCCGCGGCCTCGTCGGCCGCCGGATTGGCGCCGCGGGCGCCATCCGCCACGGACCCCGACTGGCGCTCCCGGTCGAGGTCGCCCCCCGCCCCCGCCCTACCGGCGAGGAGCACAGCGCGGCGCCCGAGGGCGTCGAGGGTGAATTCGACGACCGGATCGACCCCCGCTTCCCGGTCTTCAGTGCGGGCACCCTCGCCGAAGCGCTGCCCGGGCCGCTCACCCCGATCACGCTCGATGTCCAGCTGAGCGGGTTGCGGACGGCGAACCGGGTGCTCGGTCAAGTGTTGGCGCTCGGCGGGGTGGTGGGCCAGGAGTGGGGGAGCAGGGCCATCGCCGTGTTCGGTCACCGGCCCTACGTCGGGGTGTCGGTCAACATGGTCGCGGCGGCCCAACTGCCCGGCTGGGATCGGGACGCCGTCGCACGCAACGCCGTGGCCGGCCGGCCGCAGGTGGGCGACCTGCTCCCGTTAGGCGAGCCCGCGCTGGCGGGCGGAGCCCTCGGTTCCATCGCCAAAGCCGTCGTCGCGGGACGATCGCTGGCCCTGCTGCGCCACCTCAAGGCCGACACGCGGGCATACGGCGCGGCCGCCGAAGCGGAACTCCTCGACGCCGCGCGGCTGGCGACGCTGCCCGACGCCGGCCTCGAAGTCCGGATTCCCTTGTTGCGGGACCGCATTCACCAAGGCTGGATCCTCACCGCGTTGTGGCTGCTCGACACCGGCGTCACCGCGGCGGCCCTCGAGCGCAGCAGGGCGGCGCGCAGCGTGCCCGGGGTGGACATGATCATGGACAGCACCCGCGTCGCGACCCAGACCGCTCAGCTGGCGGCGGTGTTGCGGGCCGACCCGCCGTTGTGTGAGCTGGCCCGGGAAGGCAATCTCGCCAGCATCCGCGCGTTGTCGCCCACCACCGCCGCCGCCGTGGACGCCGCCGTGGCCCATGTCGGACATCGCGGGCCGGGCGAGGCCGAGCTGGCCAGCCCGACGTACGCCGACGATCCGGCGATGCTGCTCAGGGCGGCCGGCGATGCCGCCGTCGAGGCCGCGGGATCGACGGAACCGCCGTCGTCGACCCTGGCCCAGCGGCTGGCCACCAACGCCCGCGACTCCCGCGAGCTCGCCCACGACACGACCCTGCGGTTCACCCATCAACTGCGGATGACGCTGCGGGAACTGGGATCCCGTCGAGTCGCGGCGGACCTGATCGACGTCGCCGAGGACGTCTACTACCTGACGTGCGACGAGCTGGTCACCATGCCGGGCGACGCCCGGCTGCGGATCAAACGCCGCCGCGCCGAACGGGAACGGTTGCAGGTGCAGCGCCCACCCGACGTCATCGACGGGACGTGGGCCCCCGTCGACTAA
- a CDS encoding acetyl-CoA acetyltransferase: MTVDPRTPVLIGYGQVNHRDEIDPEKRSVEPVDLMVAAARQAADARVIEAVDSIRVVNILSAHYRDPGLLLGQRLGAGDFTTLYSPVGGNVPQSLVNQACLDIQRGSAGVVLLAGAETWRTRRGLRARGAKLEWTVQDDSVPMAQVSGVDVPMAGEAEIRIRLDRPAYVYPLFEQALRIANGESVEHHRRRIGELWARFNAVAVGNPHAWIRKPVTAEEICEPGPQNRMISWPYTKLMNSNNMVDQGAALVLTSVEQARRLRVPADRWIYPHAGTDAHDTSAIAERDELHRSPAIRIAGGRALELAGVGIDEVDHVDLYSCFPSAVQVAAAELGLPVDDPARPLTVTGGLTFAGGPWSNYVMHSIATMAQLLAANPGRRGLITANGGYLTKHSFGVYSAEPPGRFCWEDVQPAVDREPTRDGLVQWEGVGTVEAWTTPFDREGRPEKAFVAVRTPDGSRALAQITDSTEAQATVREDIGGAKVAVSADGSAGLQ, translated from the coding sequence ATGACCGTGGACCCCAGGACACCCGTGCTGATCGGCTACGGCCAGGTCAACCACCGCGACGAGATCGACCCGGAAAAGCGGTCCGTCGAACCGGTAGACCTGATGGTGGCCGCGGCCCGGCAGGCCGCCGACGCCCGGGTCATCGAGGCCGTGGATTCCATTCGCGTCGTCAACATCCTGTCCGCGCACTACCGGGATCCCGGGCTGCTGCTCGGCCAGCGGCTCGGTGCCGGCGACTTCACCACGTTGTACAGTCCCGTCGGCGGCAACGTGCCGCAGTCGCTGGTCAACCAGGCGTGCCTGGACATCCAGCGGGGCAGCGCCGGGGTGGTGCTGCTGGCCGGGGCCGAGACGTGGCGCACCCGCCGGGGCCTGCGGGCCAGGGGTGCAAAGCTCGAGTGGACCGTTCAGGACGACTCGGTCCCGATGGCACAGGTCAGCGGCGTCGACGTCCCGATGGCCGGCGAGGCGGAGATCAGGATCCGGCTGGACCGGCCCGCCTACGTCTACCCGCTCTTCGAGCAGGCGCTGCGGATAGCGAACGGCGAGTCAGTCGAGCACCACCGCAGGCGCATCGGCGAACTGTGGGCCCGCTTCAACGCCGTCGCGGTCGGCAACCCGCACGCATGGATCCGCAAACCGGTGACCGCCGAGGAGATCTGCGAGCCGGGGCCGCAGAACCGCATGATCAGCTGGCCCTACACCAAGCTGATGAACTCCAACAACATGGTCGACCAGGGTGCCGCGCTCGTCTTGACGTCGGTGGAGCAGGCGAGGCGCCTGCGGGTCCCCGCCGACCGCTGGATCTACCCGCACGCGGGGACCGATGCGCATGACACCTCGGCCATCGCCGAACGCGACGAGCTGCACCGCTCTCCGGCCATCCGGATCGCCGGCGGCCGCGCGCTCGAGCTGGCGGGGGTGGGCATCGACGAGGTCGACCACGTCGACCTGTATTCCTGTTTTCCCTCCGCCGTTCAGGTGGCGGCGGCCGAACTGGGCCTGCCGGTCGACGATCCGGCCCGCCCGCTCACCGTCACCGGGGGGCTGACGTTCGCGGGTGGCCCCTGGAGCAACTATGTGATGCACTCGATTGCCACCATGGCGCAGTTGCTGGCGGCCAATCCCGGGCGGCGCGGGCTGATCACCGCCAACGGCGGCTACCTGACCAAGCACAGCTTCGGCGTCTACAGCGCCGAGCCGCCGGGCCGGTTTTGCTGGGAGGACGTGCAACCGGCCGTCGACCGGGAGCCCACCCGGGACGGCCTGGTGCAGTGGGAGGGTGTCGGGACGGTCGAGGCGTGGACGACGCCGTTCGACCGCGAGGGCCGGCCGGAGAAGGCCTTTGTGGCCGTACGCACGCCCGACGGTTCCCGCGCGCTCGCGCAGATCACCGACAGCACCGAGGCGCAGGCGACGGTGCGCGAGGACATCGGCGGCGCGAAGGTGGCCGTTTCCGCCGACGGCTCCGCCGGGCTGCAGTAA
- a CDS encoding nitroreductase family deazaflavin-dependent oxidoreductase, which produces MNSHMTLKRQVVHRVQRLLVNPVGRQMPGIILETTGRKSGKPRRTAVGGRVVDNQFWMVSEHGEHSDYVHNIKANPAVRVRIGGRWRNGTAHLLPDDDPLQRLGDLPRLNSAVVRLMGSDLLTIRVDLD; this is translated from the coding sequence TTGAATAGCCACATGACTCTCAAACGCCAAGTGGTCCACCGCGTGCAACGGCTGCTCGTCAACCCAGTGGGCCGGCAGATGCCGGGGATCATCCTGGAAACCACCGGCCGCAAGAGCGGCAAGCCGCGGCGGACCGCCGTGGGCGGGCGCGTGGTCGACAACCAGTTCTGGATGGTCTCCGAACACGGCGAGCACTCCGATTACGTCCACAACATCAAGGCGAACCCCGCGGTTCGGGTCCGCATCGGCGGACGCTGGCGCAACGGCACCGCCCACCTGCTGCCCGACGACGACCCGCTGCAGCGGCTCGGCGACCTCCCGCGGCTCAACAGCGCGGTGGTGCGCCTGATGGGCAGCGACCTGCTGACCATCCGGGTGGATCTGGACTGA
- a CDS encoding TfoX/Sxy family protein yields the protein MAYDEELANEIRELVACEGGIEEKRMFGGLAFLVNGNMSVAVSGQGGLLVRVPADELDNVLRRAHVSPMVMGGRDVRGWVRVDVAGVRTRRQLRFWVTRGVGYARSLPAK from the coding sequence ATGGCCTACGACGAGGAGCTGGCCAACGAAATCCGCGAGCTCGTCGCCTGCGAGGGCGGCATCGAAGAGAAACGCATGTTCGGCGGGCTCGCCTTTCTGGTCAACGGCAACATGTCGGTGGCGGTCAGCGGCCAGGGCGGTCTACTGGTCCGCGTGCCGGCCGACGAGCTCGACAATGTGCTCCGGCGCGCCCACGTCAGCCCCATGGTGATGGGGGGCCGCGACGTCCGCGGCTGGGTGCGGGTGGACGTCGCCGGCGTACGGACCAGGCGCCAGCTCCGGTTTTGGGTGACGCGCGGAGTGGGATACGCGCGCAGCCTGCCGGCCAAGTGA